In Mercurialis annua linkage group LG5, ddMerAnnu1.2, whole genome shotgun sequence, a single genomic region encodes these proteins:
- the LOC126680081 gene encoding mediator of RNA polymerase II transcription subunit 23 — MDQNQRSVAATTAASRGYQFHPSRAAILDLFNLYLGRSSRQKPDDAAREPPNKTQKRVLALNRELPPQNEQFLMDFEQLQSQFPDQDQLRSVTESVLISLVIQCCNHAPRAEFFLFALRSLCSIGYINWDTFLPSLLSSVSSAETSAGQAGQTVSGISSMNLSHSVILPSSSAIPNSSNFQSSNPTSPLPSVHGIGSPAQSALEPSSLATMSPVKSSDISGNGHASTARINSSVRDNAISSLRQLCCKIILTGLEYNLKPVTHSEIFQHILNWLVNWDQRQHGPDESDAMKSWRPGKALIEWLHSCLDVIWLLVDENKCRVPFYELLRSGLQFIENIPDDEALFTLTLEIHRRRDMMAMHMQMLDQHLHCPTFGTPRTVSQTTSNISVEAAANMRFSPITYPSVLGEPLHGEDLANSIQRGSLDWERALRCIRHALRTTPSPDWWKRVLLVAPSYRNPAHGPTPGAVFTSSMICEATIDRIVELLKITNSEVNCWQEWLVFSDIFFFLMKSGCIDFVDFVDKLVARLTEGDQHILRTNHVTWLLAQIIRVELVMNALTTDARKVETTRKIISFHREDRSSDPNNPQSILLDFISSCQNLRIWSLNISTREYLNNEQLQKGKQIDEWWRTVTKGDRMIDYMNMDDRSIGMFWVVSYTMAQPACETVVNWLSSAGVSELPGTNMQANERLMVMREVSPLPMSLLSGLSLNLCLKLVFQLEDSLFAGQVIPSIAMVETYCRLLLIAPHSLFRSHFSHLAQRYPSLLSKPGVTLLVFEIVNYRLLPLYRYQGKSKSLMHDVTKIVSTLKGKRGDHRVFRLAENLCVNLILSQRDFFSVKREGKGPTEFTETLNRVTIITLAIIIKTRGIADADHMLYLQTMLEQIMATSQHIWSEKTLRYFPALLRDALIGRIDKRGLAIQEWQQTETTVINQCTQLLSPSAEPTYVMTYINHSFPQHRQYLCSGAWILMQGHPENINSGNLACVLREFSPEEVTSNIYTMVDVLLHRIQIELQHGHNLQDLLLKTCANLAFFVWGHELLPLDILLLALTDRDDDPHALRIVMSLLDRQELQQRVKLFCMNRGPPEHWLFSGIYKRLELQKALGNHLSWKDRYPVFFDDIAARLLPVIPFIVYRLIENDAIDPADRILAMYSPFLAYYPLRFTFVRDILAYFYGHLPGKLIVRILNVLDLSKIPFSESFPQHISSSNPALCPPAEYFATLLLGIVNNVLPPLNTNSKYGSLGDGLLRNPNTKTPATSQSGPTNISDGQKAFYQIQDPGTYTQLVLETAVIELLSLPVTASQIVSSLVQIVVNIQPTLIQSSNGLHGASSGVGQGSVLPTSPSGGSTDSLGASRSSPSVSGINTANFVSRSGYTCQQLSCLLIQACGLLLAQLPSDFHLQLYMEAAGIIKESWWLTDGKRSVGELDSAVGYALLDPTWAAQDNTSTAIGNVVALLHSFFSNLPQEWLEGTHVIVKHLRPITSVAMLRIAFRIMGPLLPKLANAHSLFNKTLLLLLNAMVDVFGKNSQPSTPVEASEIADLIDFLHHVVHYEGQGGPVQGNSKPRAEVLALFGRAAESLRPDIQHLLSHLKPDTNSSIYAATHPKLVQNPS; from the exons ATGGATCAAAACCAGAGATCAGTAGCTGCAACGACGGCTGCTTCCCGCGGTTACCAGTTTCATCCGTCTCGTGCCGCCATTCTCGATCTCTTCAATCTCTATTTAGGA AGAAGTAGCCGCCAAAAACCTGACGATGCTGCGCGCGAACCACC GAATAAAACGCAAAAGCGTGTACTTGCTCTTAACCGAGAGTTACCTCCTCAAAATGAACAATTTCTTATGGATTTTGAGCAATTGCAGAGCCAGTTTCCG GATCAAGATCAGCTCCGATCGGTAACAGAATCTGTGCTAATTTCATTGGTCATTCAGTGTTGCAATCATGCTCCGCGTGCAGAATTCTTTTTATTTGCATTACGGAGCTTATGTAGTATAGGCTATATTAATTGGGATACTTTTTTGCCGTCTCTTCTTTCTTCTGTATCCTCGGCAGAAACGTCAGCTGGTCAGGCTGGTCAAACGGTATCAGGTATTTCTTCTATGAATTTGTCACACTCTGTGATACTTCCTTCATCTAGTGCAATTCCCAATTCATCGAATTTTCAGTCTTCGAATCCTACATCCCCATTACCTTCAGTTCATGGTATTGGTTCTCCTGCTCAATCTGCACTTGAACCTTCTTCACTTGCAACTATGTCTCCTGTTAAATCATCTGATATCTCTGGTAATGGACATGCGTCCACTGCAAGAATTAACTCATCTGTAAGGGACAATGCTATAAGTAGTCTACGTCAGCTTTGTTGCAAGATTATTTTAACTGGTCTAGAATATAACTTAAAGCCAGTGACCCATTCTGAGATTTTCCAGCATATCTTAAACTGGTTGGTTAATTGGGACCAACGGCAACATGGACCTGATGAATCTGATGCTATGAAATCTTGGAGACCTGGCAAAGCTCTAATTGAGTGGTTGCACAGTTGTTTAGATGTTATTTGGCTGTTGGTTGATGAGAATAAGTGTAGAGTGCCCTTTTACGAATTATTGCGGAGTGGTTTGCAATTTATAGAGAACATACCAGATGATGAAGCCTTATTTACACTTACCCTGGAGATCCATCGGCGACGAGATATGATGGCCATGCACATGCAAATGTTAGATCAACATCTCCATTGCCCCACATTTGGTACTCCTCGGACTGTGTCTCAAACAACTTCTAACATTTCAGTTGAAGCAGCAGCCAACATGCGCTTTTCACCAATCACATATCCAAGTGTCCTTGGAGAACCATTGCACGGAGAG GATCTTGCAAATTCTATTCAGAGGGGAAGTTTGGACTGGGAAAGAGCTTTGCGCTGTATAAGGCATGCTCTTCGCACTACTCCATCACCTGACTGGTGGAAGCGAGTGCTCCTTGTGGCTCCCAGCTATAGAAATCCTGCACATGGGCCTACGCCTGGTGCTGTTTTCACTTCTAGCATGATTTGTGAGGCAACAATTGATAGAATTGTTGAACTACTGAAGATAACAAATTCAG AAGTAAACTGTTGGCAGGAGTGGCTCGTCTTCTCTGACATATTCTTTTTCCTTATGAAGAGTGGATGTATTGATTTTGTCGATTTTGTGGATAAGCTAGTTGCACGTCTCACAGAAGGTGACCAGCACATTCTTCGCACAAATCATGTGACTTGGCTGCTTGCACAAATCATTAGAGTCGAACTTGTGATGAACGCGTTAACTACAGATGCTAGAAAG GTAGAAACAACCAGAAAGATCATATCATTTCATAGAGAAGATCGAAGTTCGGATCCTAATAATCCTCAAAGCATCTTGCTTGATTTTATAAGCAGTTGTCAGAACTTGCGCATTTGGTCATTGAACATATCAACAAGAGAATATCTGAATAATGAGCAGCTTCAGAAAGGAAAGCAGATAGATGAATGGTGGAGAACTGTGACCAAAG GTGATCGCATGATTGATTACATGAATATGGATGACAGATCGATTGGAATGTTTTGGGTTGTATCCTACACTATGGCACAACCAGCCTGTGAAACAGTGGTGAATTGGTTATCCTCTGCTGGGGTTTCTGAGTTACCTGGGACGAATATGCAGGCCAATGAGAGATTAATGGTGATGAGGGAAGTAAGCCCATTACCAATGTCGTTATTGTCTGGCCTTTCGCTGAACTTATGTCTAAAGTTGGTCTTCCAACTCGAAGATTCTTTATTTGCCGGGCAG GTTATTCCTAGCATTGCAATGGTTGAAACGTACTGTCGATTGCTGCTCATCGCACCTCACTCATTGTTCCGTTCACACTTTAGT CATTTGGCACAGAGGTATCCATCATTATTGAGCAAGCCTGGAGTGACTCTTTTGGTGTTTGAAATTGTGAACTACCGACTACTTCCATTATACAG GTACCAAGGGAAAAGCAAATCATTGATGCATGATGTTACAAAAATAGTTTCTACATTAAAAGGGAAACGGGGAGATCATCGTGTTTTTAGGCTTGCAGAAAACTTGTGTGTGAACCTAATTTTATCTCAGAGAGATTTTTTCTCTGTGAAAAGAGAAGGGAAG GGTCCAACTGAGTTTACTGAAACATTGAATCGTGTTACCATAATAACTCTCGCCATTATCATAAAAACCCGGGGTATCGCTGATGCTGATCACATGCTCTATCTCCAGACTATGCTAGAGCAGATTATGGCAACTAGCCAGCATATATGGTCTGAGAAAACGTTGCGCTACTTTCCTGCTCTTCTTCGGGATGCCTTAATTGGGAGGATAGATAAAAGGGGCCTCGCAATTCAAGAATGGCAGCAG ACAGAGACAACTGTTATTAACCAATGTACGCAACTTCTTTCTCCATCTGCTGAGCCTACTTATGTCATGACTTACATCAACCACAGCTTTCCTCAGCACCGACAGTATCTGTGCTCTGGTGCTTGGATACTGATGCAGGGACATCCTGAAAACATCAATAGCGGAAATCTG GCTTGTGTTTTGAGAGAATTCTCCCCTGAAGAAGTAACATCAAATATATACACCATGGTGGATGTTCTACTTCACCGCATTCAAATAGAACTTCAGCATGGACATAATTTACAG GACCTTCTTCTGAAAACTTGTGCAAACCTTGCATTTTTTGTTTGGGGTCATGAGCTGCTTCCTTTGGATATTTTACTTCTTGCCCTTACTGACCGTGACGATGATCCTCATGCTTTGCGAATTGTG ATGAGTCTCCTGGATAGGCAAGAGCTTCAACAAAGAGTGAAATTATTTTGTATGAATCGTGGGCCTCCAGAGCATTGGCTTTTCTCTGGAATTTATAAGCGTCTTGAGTTGCAAAAAGCACTTGGCAATCACCTCTCGTGGAAGGACAG GTATCCCGTATTCTTTGATGACATTGCAGCCCGTTTGCTTCCTGTCATCCCCTTCATTGTTTATCGACTCATCGAAAATGATGCCATAGATCCTGCTGATAGAATTCTGGCCATGTATTCTCCTTTTCTAGCATATTACCCCTTGAGATTCACATTCGTTCGTGATATACTTGCATATTTCTATGGCCATCTTCCTGGAAAGCTCATTGTACGGATACTAAATGTTCTAGATCTCAGCAAG ATACCATTTTCCGAGTCATTCCCACAGCATATTAGTTCATCAAACCCTGCTTTATGCCCTCCTGCCGAGTATTTTGCAACTCTGTTGTTGGGCATCGTGAACAATGTATTACCACCATTAAATACCAACTCCAAGTATGGATCACTTGGAGATGGTTTACTGCGCAATCCGAATACCAAGACTCCAGCAACATCTCAGTCTGGACCAACAAATATCTCCGACGGCCAAAAAGCATTCTATCAAATTCAAGATCCTGGAACGTATACTCAACTGGTTCTTGAAACTGCAGTAATTGAATTACTATCACTTCCAGTAACTGCATCTCAGATTGTATCATCTCTTGTTCAAATTGTAGTTAACATACAACCAACTCTAATACAGTCCAGCAATGGTTTGCATGGAGCTTCTAGTGGTGTTGGTCAAGGATCAGTTCTACCAACATCCCCTTCAGGAGGAAGCACAGATTCCTTGGGTGCAAGTAGGTCAAGTCCTTCGGTTTCAGGAATCAATACTGCTAATTTTGTTTCCCGAAGTGGTTATACCTGCCAGCAACTATCTTGCTTATTAATCCAAGCATGTGGTCTTCTGCTGGCTCAGCTTCCTTCTGATTTCCACTTGCAACTCTATATGGAGGCAGCAGGTATTATTAAGGAGAGTTGGTGGCTCACTGATGGCAAAAGATCAGTTGGGGAACTGGACTCTGCTGTTGGCTATGCTTTGTTGGATCCAACATGGGCTGCTCAGGACAATACCTCTACAGCCATCG GTAATGTAGTTGCCCTGCTACATTCTTTCTTCAGTAACCTTCCGCAGGAATGGCTAGAAGGGACACATGTAATTGTTAAACATCTTAGGCCAATAACATCAGTTGCAATGTTGAGGATAGCATTTCGTATAATGGGTCCCCTGCTACCAAAACTTGCCAATGCTCACTCTCTCTTCAATAAG ACACTCTTGTTACTTTTAAACGCTATGGTTGACGTATTTGGGAAGAATTCACAGCCATCAACTCCTGTTGAAGCATCAGAAATAGCAGATCTTATCGACTTCCT CCATCACGTTGTCCATTATGAAGGCCAAGGAGGGCCTGTCCAGGGTAATAGCAAGCCTAGAGCCGAGGTCCTGGCCCTTTTCGGTAGAGCAGCGGAAAGTCTACGTCCTGATATACAACATCTTCTTTCCCACCTGAAACCCGATACTAATTCTTCTATCTACGCCGCCACTCATCCAAAGCTGGTACAGAATCCTTCATGA
- the LOC126680730 gene encoding glucan endo-1,3-beta-glucosidase 3, with product MAVLFLLLLLSVSAVSADKDAFIGVNVGTSLSDMPSPTQVVALLKAQNIHHVRLYDADRAMLVALANSGIRVTVSVPNEQLLGIGQSNATAANWVARNVIAHVPATNITAIAVGSEVLTTLPNAAPILVSAVKFIHSALVASNLDSQIKVSTPHSSSIILDSFPPSQAFFNRTWDPVMVPLLKFLQSTGSYFMINVYPYYSYMQSNSIIPLDYALFRPLPPNKEAVDANTLLHYTNVFEALVDAAYFAMSYLNFTNVPIVVTESGWPSKGDSNEPDATIENANTYNSNLIRHVLNNTGTPKHPGISVSTYIYELYNEDTRPGPVSEKNWGLFDANGVPVYILHLTGAGTVLANDTTNQTFCVAKEGSDPKMLQAALDWACGPGKVDCTPLLQGQPCYEPDNVVTHSTFAFNAYFQRMAKSPGTCDFKGVATVTTTDPSHGSCIFPGSSGRNGTLTNTTSLAPSTNSTTSDSPQLYNANSFTTLVILCGLLMSAIVL from the exons ATGGCTGTGTTGTTCTTGCTTCTCTTATTATCAGTCTCTGCAGTTTCTGCTGATAAAG aTGCTTTCATTGGCGTTAATGTCGGTACTTCCCTCTCGGACATGCCAAGCCCGACTCAAGTGGTGGCCCTTCTGAAGGCTCAGAATATACACCATGTCAGGCTTTATGATGCAGACCGAGCGATGCTGGTTGCACTTGCCAACTCAGGCATCCGGGTAACAGTTTCTGTTCCCAATGAGCAACTACTTGGGATTGGTCAATCAAATGCCACTGCAGCCAATTGGGTTGCTCGCAATGTAATAGCCCATGTTCCTGCCACCAATATCACAGCAATAGCAGTTGGTTCTGAAGTTCTAACCACTCTCCCAAATGCTGCCCCGATCCTAGTATCTGCTGTAAAGTTCATACATTCTGCCCTTGTCGCATCTAATCTCGATAGCCAAATTAAAGTCTCTACTCCGCATTCTTCTTCCATTATCCTCGATTCTTTTCCCCCTTCGCAAGCTTTCTTTAATCGCACATGGGACCCTGTAATGGTTCCCTTGCTGAAGTTTTTACAGTCAACCGGATCATACTTTATGATAAATGTCTATCCTTATTATAGTTACATGCAGTCTAATAGCATTATTCCATTAGACTATGCACTTTTTCGACCTCTCCCTCCTAACAAGGAAGCTGTGGATGCTAATACACTTCTTCACTACACTAATGTCTTTGAAGCTCTGGTTGATGCTGCATACTTTGCGATGTCTTATTTAAACTTCACCAATGTCCCCATTGTTGTGACAGAGTCTGGCTGGCCATCCAAGGGAGACTCGAATGAGCCAGATGCGACAATAGAAAATGCAAACACTTACAATAGCAACTTAATTAGGCACGTTCTTAATAACACTGGTACTCCCAAACATCCAGGGATTTCAGTCAGTACTTATATCTATGAGCTTTATAATGAAGATACGAGACCCGGACCAGTTTCTGAGAAGAACTGGGGACTTTTTGATGCAAATGGGGTGCCGGTTTATATCTTACATTTGACAGGTGCTGGTACCGTGTTGGCAAATGACACTACGAACCAGACATTCTGTGTTGCAAAAGAAGGTTCTGACCCAAAGATGTTACAGGCTGCATTGGATTGGGCTTGCGGACCTGGAAAAGTTGATTGCACTCCTCTGTTGCAGGGTCAACCATGTTACGAGCCAGACAATGTGGTTACACATTCAACATTCGCTTTCAATGCTTATTTCCAGCGGATGGCTAAGTCTCCTGGGACCTGCGATTTCAAAGGAGTTGCTACCGTTACGACCACCGATCCAA GTCATGGTTCTTGTATATTTCCCGGAAG TTCTGGAAGAAATGGCACCCTGACAAACACCACCTCGCTTGCTCCATCTACCAATTCAACAACTTCTGATAGCCCTCAGCTCTATAATGCTAATTCTTTCACAACCCTTGTGATATTATGTGGTTTGCTAATGAGTGCAATTGTCTTATAA
- the LOC126680731 gene encoding F-box protein SKIP28 — MLLHTSTQPSNNTLKSNISSFFIHLTQFSKSTNHTFYSLIRIADLMEDESVTESMQAEAEQPHDALFLVLAYLPVLELLNMTQTCVSLRDAVNKDVLPWLNIIIERPLSSRLSDEILMKITSKADGKLRSLIIRNCVKITDYGLQRVVEENPYINKLHLPGCTSLTPEGIIIAVKTLSQQPNSLKSLQINGIYNLNKQHLQTLSSCLRTDPAQKKPHPILYHHYRINPSSTCMEKDRIIDVDVCVKCDEVQMVFDCSRGICRQKRDRGSAGCRGCNFCITRCEECGGCVVAEEQEDTACADVLCSDCWIHLPKCNHCNKPYCKRHANQLFSSSGCIGFVCEACHVIAIGDSIWGDNAVE; from the exons ATGTTACTCCACACAAGTACACAACCATCCAACAACACTCTCAAATCAAATATATCTTCATTTTTCATACACTTAACACAATTTTCAAAATCTACAAATCATACCTTTTACTCACTAATCCGAATTGCAGATCTAATGGAAGATGAATCCGTTACTGAATCGATGCAAGCTGAGGCGGAACAGCCCCACGATGCTTTATTTCTGGTCTTAGCTTACCTTCCTGTACTAGAGCTTCTTAACATGACTCAAACTTGTGTATCATTGAGGGATGCAGTGAACAAAGATGTATTGCCATGGCTCAATATCATAATTGAGAGGCCGTTAAGCTCGCGATTGTCCGATGAGATTCTGATGAAAATTACTTCCAAGGCGGACGGGAAATTGAGAAGTTTGATTATCAGGAATTGTGTGAAGATAACGGATTATGGACTTCAAAGAGTTGTAGAGGAAAATCCTTATATCAATAAG CTCCATCTACCGGGTTGCACCAGCTTAACACCAGAAGGAATCATTATAGCTGTGAAGACACTATCTCAACAACCAAACAGCTTGAAAAGCTTGCAGATAAATGGCATCTACAACTTAAATAAACAACACCTTCAAACTCTTTCCTCCTGTCTTCGTACGGACCCTGCGCAAAAGAAGCCGCATCCTATTCTCTATCATCATTACAGAATTAATCCATCATCAACCTGCATGGAAAAAGATCGAATAATCGACGTAGATGTCTGTGTGAAGTGCGATGAGGTTCAAATGGTGTTCGACTGCTCAAGGGGAATATGCAGGCAAAAGAGGGACCGTGGTTCTGCAGGCTGCAGAGGGTGTAACTTCTGCATTACAAGATGTGAAGAATGTGGAGGATGCGTCGTTGCTGAAGAACAAGAGGACACAGCATGTGCAGACGTACTGTGTTCGGATTGTTGGATTCATCTGCCGAAGTGTAATCATTGCAACAAGCCGTATTGCAAGAGACATGCAAATCAGCTGTTCAGTTCTTCGGGCTGTATCGGGTTTGTCTGCGAAGCATGTCATGTCATTGCAATTGGAGATTCAATTTGGGGCGATAATGCTGTTGAATAA
- the LOC126680733 gene encoding dynein light chain 1, cytoplasmic codes for MEGAELELERRSRFLNSLIEKKKVKEQKNQYDKLNVRVRASDMPIPLQTRAFRCSRDLLDSMLPGKLDSKRIALALKKEFDSAYGPAWHCIVGTSFGSYVTHSVGGFLYFSIDKVYILLFKTAVEPLDH; via the exons ATGGAGGGAGCGGAGTTGGAGCTGGAGAGGAGGAGTAGGTTCTTGAATAGTTTAATAGAGAAAAAGAAAGTTAAAGAGCAGAAAAATCAGTATGATAAGCTGAATGTTCGTGTTCGAGCTTCGGATATGCCTATTCCCTTGCAAACTCGAGCTTTTAGATGCTCTCGTGATCTGCTTGATTCTATGTTGCCTGGGAAACTTGACAGTAAACGCATTGCTCTTGCTCTTAAAAAG GAATTCGACTCCGCTTACGGTCCAGCCTGGCATTGCATAGTGGGAACAAGCTTTGGTTCATATGTCACTCATTCTGTAGGAGGCTTCTTGTACTTTTCAATTGACAAGGTTTACATCCTTCTCTTTAAGACTGCTGTTGAACCTTTAGACCATTAA
- the LOC126680732 gene encoding uncharacterized protein LOC126680732 — MNCNFHPLKMCSLQIPFNKSPQSFFPLNPTSKLNSVQQSPPQIYNHSSKLRAVLSIQEIPPNAARRKNDSQWRGGFSLGVDLGLSRTGLAISKGFSFKPLTVLELRGDKLELRILEVAEDEEVDEFIIGLPKSRDGKETPQSNKVRSVAGRFAVRAAERGWRVYLQDEHGTSTDATYRMINMGLSKGTRQKSIDAYAAVMVLERYFGASGEGTELVVPKQLDLQDKLRKGPSKDIDFYPE; from the exons ATGAACTGTAATTTCCATCCTCTAAAAATGTGTTCCTTACAAATCCCTTTCAATAAATCACCACAATCCTTCTTCCCTTTAAACCCCACTTCAAAACTCAATTCTGTTCAACAATCCCCACCTCAAATTTACAATCACAGCTCAAAACTAAGAGCAGTATTGTCCATTCAAGAAATTCCTCCAAATGCGGCTCGCCGGAAAAATGATTCACAGTGGAGAGGAGGGTTCAGTTTGGGAGTGGACTTGGGTTTGTCTCGTACTGGTCTTGCCATTAGTAAAGGCTTCTCCTTTAAACCTCTCACT GTTTTGGAATTGCGTGGAGACAAGCTTGAGCTTAGGATTCTTGAAGTTGCTGAAGACGAG GAGGTGGATGAGTTTATAATCGGACTTCCAAAATCTCGGGATGGAAAGGAAACCCCCCAATCCAATAAAGTTCGTAGTGTTGCTGGAAGATTTGCTGTTCGAGCTGCTGAAAG GGGTTGGAGAGTATATCTACAGGATGAACATGGGACATCTACAGACGCTACTTACCGGATGATTAACAT GGGCCTCAGCAAGGGAACTCGACAAAAGAGTATCGACGCCTATGCAGCTGTG ATGGTACTGGAGAGATATTTTGGCGCATCTGGGGAGGGAACTGAACTCGTAGTACCAAAGCAACTTGATCTGCAAGATAAACTTCGGAAAGGTCCTTCCAAAGATATCGATTTTTATCCAGAGTAA
- the LOC126679791 gene encoding protein PLANT CADMIUM RESISTANCE 2-like, whose protein sequence is MYSTDPSSYDRYSGGPPPPPPYFTPETTTTGIPVSSSNQYYSTTGTDNSLSSSSHLESKKRDPWSSGLCDCFSDQRNCCITFWCPCVTFGQVAEIVDKGSSACGVNGALYTIIACVTGCACCFSCFYRAKMRQQYSLKESPCGDCLVHCFCEYCALCQEYRELKSRGYDMTIGWHGNVEQKNRSLEMASVPPAVEGGMSR, encoded by the exons ATGTACTCCACAGACCCATCTTCTTACGATAGATACTCCGGCGGCCCACCACCACCTCCGCCTTATTTTACCCCGGAAACCACCACCACTGGGATTCCGGTCAGCTCATCTAATCAGTATTACTCCACTACTGGTACTGAtaattctctttcttcttcttcccatCTTGAATCCAAGAAGAGAGATCCATGGTCTTCTGGCTTATGTGACTGCTTCTCCGATCAGAGAAACT GTTGTATTACATTTTGGTGTCCTTGTGTTACTTTTGGACAAGTTGCTGAGATTGTCGACAAGGGCTCTTCTG CCTGCGGTGTTAATGGAGCACTATACACGATAATCGCATGTGTGACGGGTTGTGCTTGTTGCTTCTCGTGCTTCTATCGCGCAAAAATGAGACAGCAGTACTCTTTGAAGGAAAGCCCCTGTGGAGATTGTTTGGTTCATTGCTTCTGCGAGTATTGTGCGTTATGCCAAGAATATCGTGAGCTCAAAAGCCGTGGATATGACATGACTATAG GATGGCATGGCAATGTGGAGCAAAAGAATCGTAGCTTGGAAATGGCTTCCGTGCCACCAGCTGTTGAAGGAGGCATGAGTCGATAG